The following coding sequences lie in one Megalodesulfovibrio gigas DSM 1382 = ATCC 19364 genomic window:
- a CDS encoding ATP-binding protein gives MNAPHGIRDDAPPRDTLPPNTYLLRCLALPGLSRRLGKAAVALLAEAIADADLLYNIDLALTEACANVVRHAYPHAGPGNLEIVLTLAPDSHVEVEVADWGVGFSTWPVVVENAHPEAEGGRGLFIMSRLASHFECRKGHHRNSVFMRMQVAPEQWHRQWAHSNAATSFTTPDQTPAPETP, from the coding sequence ATGAACGCGCCCCACGGCATCCGCGACGATGCCCCCCCCCGGGACACCCTGCCGCCAAACACGTACCTGCTGCGCTGCCTGGCCCTGCCCGGCCTGAGCCGCCGGCTGGGCAAGGCGGCCGTGGCCCTGCTGGCCGAAGCCATTGCGGATGCAGACCTGCTCTACAACATCGATCTCGCCCTCACCGAGGCCTGCGCCAATGTGGTGCGCCACGCCTACCCCCACGCCGGACCCGGGAATCTGGAAATTGTCCTGACCCTGGCCCCGGACAGTCATGTGGAAGTGGAAGTGGCGGACTGGGGCGTGGGTTTCTCCACCTGGCCGGTGGTGGTGGAAAATGCCCATCCCGAGGCCGAGGGCGGGCGGGGATTGTTTATCATGTCCCGTCTGGCCAGTCATTTTGAATGCCGCAAAGGCCACCACCGCAACAGCGTCTTCATGCGCATGCAGGTGGCCCCGGAGCAGTGGCACCGCCAGTGGGCACACTCCAACGCCGCCACTTCGTTCACTACCCCCGACCAAACGCCCGCGCCGGAGACGCCATGA
- a CDS encoding STAS domain-containing protein, protein MSHPTDPTLPFSIVLEADVLRCRIQGEFTLDATGRFREAVEPFLEAKRCAMAVMDLEHVRFMDSSGIGCLVALNSRLQALGTPLHLLKPSIQVRRTLELVQLTRFFSMVDDASQLGLPGSAS, encoded by the coding sequence ATGAGCCACCCGACGGATCCCACGCTCCCCTTTTCCATTGTCCTGGAGGCGGACGTCCTGCGCTGCCGCATCCAGGGAGAATTCACCCTGGACGCCACCGGCCGCTTTCGCGAGGCTGTGGAGCCGTTCCTGGAAGCCAAACGCTGCGCCATGGCCGTGATGGACCTGGAGCACGTCCGCTTCATGGACTCCTCGGGCATCGGCTGCCTGGTGGCCCTGAACAGCCGGCTGCAGGCCCTGGGCACCCCCCTGCATCTGCTCAAGCCCAGCATCCAGGTACGCAGGACGCTGGAACTGGTGCAGCTGACGCGGTTTTTCTCCATGGTGGATGACGCCAGCCAGCTCGGCCTGCCGGGCAGCGCGTCGTAA
- a CDS encoding STAS domain-containing protein has product MHPPHLRRVNASLLVILPDHLPAETIPALKREMEDAVGQAWLAQVVFDLQRAVFVDSSGIGLMVAARHWTNARGKELYLYRPGVHVLKALGLVHLTDAFTIVDTSQDLDTLLAFAPQ; this is encoded by the coding sequence ATGCACCCCCCGCACCTGCGACGGGTCAACGCCTCCCTGCTGGTGATCCTGCCGGATCATCTCCCCGCGGAGACCATCCCCGCCCTCAAGCGCGAGATGGAGGACGCCGTGGGGCAGGCGTGGCTGGCGCAGGTGGTCTTTGATCTGCAACGGGCCGTCTTTGTGGACTCCTCCGGCATCGGCCTCATGGTGGCAGCCCGGCATTGGACCAACGCCCGCGGCAAGGAGCTGTATCTGTACAGACCCGGTGTTCACGTCCTCAAGGCCCTGGGACTGGTGCACCTGACGGACGCCTTCACCATCGTGGACACATCCCAGGACCTCGACACGCTGCTCGCCTTCGCGCCGCAATGA